One region of Neorhodopirellula lusitana genomic DNA includes:
- the accC gene encoding acetyl-CoA carboxylase biotin carboxylase subunit — MFQRILIANRGEIALRVIRACREMGIESVAVYSQADSESMHVKLADRAICVGTARSADSYLKIDQIIAAAEVAGVDAIHPGYGFLAENAQFNEMCRSSGFEFIGPSPTAMEKLGDKNTARSMAVAQNVPVVPGSDGLISDFENAAVTAREIGFPVLIKATAGGGGKGMRVAETEDVLVSQLEAARNEAIAAFGNGGVYLEKFVESPRHIEVQVIADTHGNVCHLFERDCSVQRRHQKLVEEAPSADLPQDRREAICDAAVRMIAGADYAGAGTVEFIVDKDYNFYFIEVNARIQVEHPVSEMVTGVDLIQEQIRVAAGLPLSFRQEELTCTGAAIECRINAEDPTKNFQPSPGKIESMFVPGGLGVRFDSHVTGGYSVPPYYDSMIGKLIVHRPTREMAIATMKRALQELQVQGIKTTVPFHQWILNDPSFLDGSVDTKYVDRAYKGQS; from the coding sequence ATGTTTCAAAGAATCCTGATCGCCAATCGTGGCGAAATTGCTCTGCGCGTGATCCGTGCCTGTCGCGAGATGGGGATCGAGTCGGTGGCTGTTTACAGTCAAGCCGATTCGGAGTCCATGCATGTCAAACTTGCCGATCGAGCGATCTGCGTTGGCACGGCCCGGTCCGCTGACAGCTATCTGAAGATTGACCAAATCATTGCGGCCGCCGAAGTCGCTGGCGTGGATGCGATCCACCCTGGGTATGGCTTCTTGGCTGAAAATGCTCAGTTCAACGAGATGTGCCGAAGCAGTGGCTTCGAGTTCATTGGCCCATCACCGACGGCGATGGAAAAGCTAGGCGACAAGAACACTGCCCGGTCGATGGCCGTCGCTCAAAACGTGCCTGTGGTTCCCGGCAGCGATGGGTTGATTAGCGATTTCGAAAACGCAGCTGTCACAGCTCGCGAGATCGGGTTCCCTGTCCTGATCAAAGCTACCGCTGGTGGCGGTGGTAAGGGCATGCGGGTCGCCGAGACGGAAGACGTTCTGGTCAGCCAACTCGAAGCGGCCCGAAACGAAGCCATCGCGGCATTCGGTAACGGTGGCGTCTACTTGGAAAAGTTCGTCGAGAGCCCACGTCACATCGAAGTGCAGGTTATCGCGGACACACACGGAAACGTGTGCCACCTGTTCGAGCGTGATTGCAGCGTTCAGCGTCGCCACCAAAAGCTGGTCGAAGAGGCCCCCAGTGCCGACCTTCCGCAAGACCGCCGAGAGGCCATTTGCGACGCCGCAGTGCGCATGATCGCTGGCGCGGATTACGCCGGTGCTGGCACCGTCGAGTTCATCGTCGACAAGGACTACAATTTTTACTTCATCGAAGTGAATGCACGGATCCAAGTGGAACATCCAGTTTCCGAAATGGTGACCGGCGTCGACTTGATTCAAGAACAGATTCGCGTCGCTGCGGGACTGCCGTTGTCGTTCCGTCAAGAAGAGTTGACCTGCACAGGCGCGGCGATCGAATGCCGAATTAACGCGGAAGATCCTACCAAGAACTTCCAACCCAGCCCGGGCAAGATCGAATCCATGTTTGTTCCTGGCGGATTGGGTGTGCGGTTTGATTCGCACGTCACCGGTGGATATTCCGTACCGCCGTACTACGATTCGATGATCGGTAAGCTGATCGTTCACCGTCCCACTCGCGAAATGGCGATTGCGACGATGAAGCGTGCACTTCAGGAACTTCAAGTTCAGGGCATCAAGACGACGGTGCCATTTCATCAATGGATCTTGAATGACCCCTCGTTCTTGGACGGCAGTGTCGACACCAAGTACGTCGACCGGGCCTACAAGGGCCAATCTTAA
- the accB gene encoding acetyl-CoA carboxylase biotin carboxyl carrier protein: MTADSPKSDPPPKKGGSSKSQPSKVSSSGSGDVFDIDRIRQIVELMEQHELNEVDLQQSDDRIRLTRGGSAPAAPVYAAPAAAPAPAPAAAPASAGASPAADAAPAGTITINSPMVGTFYSKANPESPSFVKVGDVVSEETVVCIVEAMKVFNEIPAECSGKVVEILANDQEAVDFGKPLFRIQTSG, encoded by the coding sequence ATGACTGCTGATTCGCCCAAAAGCGACCCGCCACCGAAAAAAGGCGGTTCTTCGAAAAGCCAGCCCTCCAAAGTTTCGTCTTCTGGATCGGGTGACGTCTTCGATATCGACCGAATTCGACAGATCGTCGAGTTGATGGAACAGCACGAGCTCAACGAAGTCGATCTTCAGCAATCCGACGATCGCATTCGTTTAACGCGTGGCGGATCGGCCCCAGCGGCGCCCGTCTATGCGGCTCCAGCGGCAGCACCCGCTCCGGCTCCAGCTGCTGCACCCGCTTCCGCCGGGGCGAGTCCCGCGGCCGACGCGGCTCCGGCCGGAACAATCACGATTAACTCACCAATGGTCGGAACGTTTTATTCCAAGGCCAATCCTGAGTCGCCATCGTTCGTCAAAGTCGGCGACGTGGTTTCTGAGGAAACCGTGGTGTGCATCGTCGAAGCGATGAAGGTCTTCAACGAGATCCCAGCTGAATGTAGCGGGAAGGTTGTCGAGATCCTCGCCAACGACCAAGAAGCTGTTGATTTCGGGAAGCCGCTATTCCGCATTCAAACGAGCGGCTAA
- a CDS encoding M24 family metallopeptidase: MNPRIQKLACSSIPGDVDAILVVDETNVRYLTGFTGDSSWLVVRPDGQAVLLSDGRYDAQLANECPGLPTVIRPPGQGINELFTQFIRDEKLGKVAFQADHVLVASMKSWTTDLPDVTWVETSGLVEELRQIKDADELAIIRRAVDISQKAFLKITSELTADQTEAEIYYRLEAEMRSLGAEGVAFHPIVGVEPNGALPHYRPADVKLGDCQSLLIDWGSKVDGYCSDLTRTIQRPGRNSPAATRFSDAYQHVLDAQLAAIAKIGDGVQCIEVDRAARGSLEDAGLGDAFKHGLGHSFGLQIHEDPRMGPSSTGHLKAGMVVTVEPGVYFDGDFGIRIEDDILVTENGCEVLSDLAKGLDDCRILL, translated from the coding sequence ATGAACCCGAGAATACAGAAGCTGGCTTGTTCATCCATTCCCGGTGACGTCGATGCGATTTTGGTCGTCGATGAAACGAACGTGCGTTACCTGACCGGATTCACCGGTGACAGTTCTTGGTTGGTGGTTCGGCCTGATGGACAAGCGGTGCTGCTTTCGGACGGCCGCTACGACGCTCAACTGGCCAACGAGTGCCCGGGCCTGCCGACCGTGATTCGCCCGCCGGGCCAAGGAATCAACGAGCTGTTCACACAGTTCATCCGTGACGAGAAGCTGGGCAAGGTGGCTTTCCAGGCTGATCATGTTCTTGTCGCCAGCATGAAGTCTTGGACCACCGACCTGCCGGACGTGACTTGGGTGGAAACCAGCGGTCTGGTGGAAGAGCTTCGCCAGATCAAGGACGCCGATGAGCTCGCGATCATTCGCCGAGCCGTCGACATTTCTCAAAAGGCATTCCTGAAAATCACCAGCGAGCTAACCGCCGATCAAACCGAGGCGGAGATCTATTATCGCCTGGAGGCGGAAATGCGAAGCCTAGGTGCCGAGGGGGTCGCGTTCCATCCGATTGTGGGTGTGGAGCCGAATGGGGCTTTGCCGCACTACCGACCCGCGGACGTCAAGTTAGGCGATTGCCAAAGCTTGTTGATCGATTGGGGATCGAAGGTTGACGGTTATTGCAGCGATTTGACTCGGACGATTCAGCGACCGGGCCGGAATTCTCCCGCAGCAACACGTTTTTCCGACGCGTATCAGCACGTCTTGGATGCTCAACTTGCAGCCATCGCCAAGATCGGTGACGGGGTTCAATGCATCGAAGTGGACCGGGCTGCCCGGGGATCACTGGAGGACGCCGGTTTGGGCGACGCGTTCAAGCACGGCCTCGGGCACAGCTTTGGACTGCAAATTCACGAGGATCCGCGAATGGGGCCGAGTTCGACAGGACATCTGAAAGCCGGGATGGTGGTGACGGTCGAACCCGGTGTGTATTTCGACGGCGACTTTGGCATTCGTATCGAAGATGACATTCTTGTGACCGAAAACGGATGCGAGGTTCTCAGCGACTTAGCCAAGGGCCTCGATGACTGCCGGATCTTGCTGTAA
- a CDS encoding helix-turn-helix domain-containing protein: MKVFTTGQVAKICKVAPRTVSKWFDSGRLKGYRIPGSQDRRIPREYLIKFLKEHGMPLGDLEDEAMAKCLIVAQDQVLIENLKRELPPENSFKVAVAASGFEAGIQAESFNPDCIIVDFSIGKIEAVQICQNLRKNIDFTDIVLIALLPDDGQPMSFDRSSINETFKKPFDAHLLAERLRTLVGAKKELV; encoded by the coding sequence ATGAAGGTCTTCACAACTGGACAGGTCGCTAAGATCTGTAAAGTTGCTCCGAGAACCGTTAGTAAATGGTTCGATTCGGGGCGTTTAAAAGGCTATCGAATTCCGGGATCGCAAGATCGCCGGATACCGAGAGAATATTTAATCAAATTCTTGAAAGAGCACGGTATGCCCTTGGGCGACCTGGAAGACGAAGCGATGGCAAAATGCCTGATCGTCGCCCAGGACCAAGTGTTGATCGAGAACTTGAAGCGAGAACTTCCACCCGAAAATTCGTTCAAGGTTGCAGTTGCAGCCAGCGGATTCGAAGCGGGAATTCAAGCCGAAAGCTTCAACCCAGACTGCATCATCGTGGACTTCTCGATCGGCAAGATCGAGGCGGTTCAGATTTGTCAGAACCTGCGGAAGAACATCGACTTCACCGATATCGTGTTGATCGCATTGCTGCCTGATGATGGCCAGCCAATGAGTTTCGACCGAAGTAGCATCAACGAAACGTTCAAAAAGCCATTCGACGCGCACTTGCTCGCCGAACGTCTACGAACGCTCGTTGGAGCGAAGAAGGAATTGGTCTAA